One part of the Melospiza melodia melodia isolate bMelMel2 chromosome 3, bMelMel2.pri, whole genome shotgun sequence genome encodes these proteins:
- the FBXO30 gene encoding F-box only protein 30, with protein sequence MEEHQQHLHCVNCVSRRCMTRPEPGISCDLIGCPLVCGAVFHSCKAEEHRMLCPLERVPCLNSGFGCPFIVARNKIADHLEVCPASVVCCTMEWNRWPVSYADRKSYENLSKDVDEVEQLDMALALQDQRMLLESLKVATMMSKAGDQITESREQTSVKSSAPDTVHTNGLMPVDEESYGALYQATVETTRSLAAALDILNTATRDIGMLSSNLCISPHEMKEDPKIKEQASSGIIQDKKSDSENPDEDNVGAVGGINFDSLSQNSQMEQNGSCDICYDVVQNHDLNLNLSNSSLLCNGFHVENVENECSKVLDHSEDLGVSNSKPSSVANGECTASHDDEALESCSSCPVTAQVEVIPADHLVNGNANHVLLPHNANEEEILERQVEQERLRNIDAFSLLRHRSYRFLVNHYWSTPKEDKAVDTSDLEITEDPMGLQGIDLITAALLFCLGDSPGGRGISESRAVDVYHVDFGTQTFSLPSAILATNTMVGEIASASACDHANPQLSNPSPFQTLGLDLVLEYVARYQTKQRSMFTFVCGQLFRRNEFSSHFKNVHGDIHAGLNGWMEQRCPLAYYGCTYSQRRFCPSTQGAKIIHDRHLRSFGVQPCISTVLVEPAKSCLIGLHNDHLSSLPFEVLQHIASFLDGFSLCQLSRVSRLMRDVCGSLLQARGMVILLWEKRKCPEGSSWQVKEKVWRFSTAFCTVNEWKFADIVSMADHLKKCSYNAVERREEAVPLPCMCVTRELTKEGRSLRSVLKPVL encoded by the coding sequence ATGGAGGAACATCAGCAGCACTTACACTGTGTGAACTGCGTCAGCCGTCGTTGTATGACCAGACCAGAGCCGGGCATTTCCTGTGATCTCATTGGCTGCCCCTTGGTTTGTGGGGCAGTTTTTCACTCATGCAAAGCTGAGGAACATCGCATGCTATGTCCACTTGAAAGAGTGCCTTGTTTGAATAGTGGCTTTGGATGTCCCTTCATAGTAGCCCGAAACAAAATTGCTGATCATCTAGAAGTTTGTCCTGCAAGCGTAGTGTGTTGTACCATGGAGTGGAATAGATGGCCAGTCAGCTACGCTGACCGAAAATCTTACGAAAACCTGAGTAAAGATGTCGATGAAGTGGAGCAGCTAGATATGGCTTTAGCTCTTCAAGACCAGCGCATGTTATTAGAATCACTTAAAGTAGCAACTATGATGTCAAAAGCAGGTGATCAAATAACAGAATCCAGAGAGCAAACCTCTGTCAAATCAAGTGCCCCTGATACAGTGCATACCAACGGTTTGATGCCTGTAGATGAAGAGTCCTATGGTGCACTTTATCAAGCTACTGTAGAAACAACGAGAAGTTTAGCTGCTGCTCTGGATATCCTGAACACTGCTACAAGGGACATTGGCATGTTAAGTTCAAACCTCTGCATTTCACCACATGAAATGAAAGAAGATCCCAAGATTAAAGAACAAGCTTCTAGTGGCATTATTCAGGATAAGAAGTCTGACTCTGAAAATCCAGATGAAGATAATGTAGGAGCAGTTGGGGGAATTAACTTTGATAGCCTGAGTCAAAATTCACAAATGGAACAAAATGGTTCTTGTGATATTTGTTATGATGTAGTGCAAAACCATGATTTAAATCTAAACCTCAGTAACTCCTCACTTTTGTGTAATGGTTTTCATGTAGAAAATGTAGAAAATGAATGTTCAAAGGTGTTGGACCACAGTGAAGATCTTGGTGTATCTAACTCAAAACCGTCCAGTGTAGCAAATGGTGAATGTACTGCATCTCACGATGATGAAGCATTAGAGTcttgcagctcctgccctgtAACAGCACAAGTTGAAGTAATACCAGCTGATCACTTAGTTAATGGCAATGCTAATCATGTGCTACTTCCCCATAATGCTAATGAAGAAGAAATATTGGAGAGACAAGTGGAGCAAGAAAGATTGAGAAACATAGATGCGTTTTCACTTTTACGGCATCGATCGTACAGATTCCTTGTTAACCATTATTGGTCAACACCAAAAGAAGACAAAGCTGTTGATACATCAGATTTGGAGATAACAGAAGATCCTATGGGTCTTCAGGGAATTGATCTAATCACTGCAGCTCTGTTGTTTTGCCTAGGAGATTCTCCCGGAGGTAGGGGGATTTCGGAAAGTCGCGCTGTTGATGTATATCACGTTGACTTTGGGACCCAGACATTTTCTCTCCCATCTGCTATATTGGCCACAAATACAATGGTGGGGGAAATAGCTTCAGCTTCTGCATGTGATCATGCCAACCCACAGCTCTCAAATCCAAGTCCATTCCAGACCCTTGGATTGGATTTGGTACTGGAATATGTGGCTAGATACCAAACAAAACAGCGTTCAATGTTTACATTTGTTTGTGGACAGTTGTTTAGAAGGAATGAATTTTCGTCGCATTTTAAGAATGTGCATGGAGACATTCATGCTGGCCTTAATGGCTGGATGGAGCAGAGGTGCCCTTTGGCATATTATGGGTGCACGTATTCTCAACGAAGGTTTTGCCCCTCAACGCAAGGGGCAAAAATTATTCATGACCGCCACTTACGGTCATTTGGAGTTCAGCCTTGTATATCCACAGTATTAGTAGAACCAGCAAAAAGCTGCTTAATTGGACTACACAATGACCATCTGAGTAGTCTACCTTTTGAGGTGCTGCAGCACATTGCTAGTTTTCTAGATGGCTTTAGTTTATGTCAGCTCTCAAGAGTGTCACGTTTAATGAGAGATGTGTGTGGAAGCTTGCTTCAAGCACGTGGAATGGTGATACTGCTTTGGGAGAAGAGAAAGTGCCCAGAAGGAAGTTCTTGGCAGGTAAAAGAAAAG